A genomic window from Lotus japonicus ecotype B-129 chromosome 1, LjGifu_v1.2 includes:
- the LOC130732063 gene encoding eukaryotic translation initiation factor 3 subunit G-like: MRSNPSARVSGADGSRSAAAGQEGATVARGGGYVDGEMEGGDLVGEADGVLGGFNGGRRSCYSVFIDGIEEKVDYLHLRHLCSKFGKVLNLFVQRQRKIGRILRFGFVRYGLQEQALKVI, translated from the coding sequence ATGCGCTCGAAcccctctgctagggtttcagGGGCAGATGGTTCGAGGTCGGCGGCGGCGGGTCAGGAGGGAGCGACGGTTGCTCGCGGCGGTGGCTACGTGGATGGCGAGATGGAAGGCGGAGATCTGGTTGGCGAAGCAGACGGTGTTCTAGGCGGATTCAACGGCGGAAGAAGGAGTTGTTACTCTGTTTTTATCGATGGGATTGAAGAAAAGGTTGATTACCTTCATCTTCGCCATCTCTGCTCGAAGTTCGGTAAGGTTCTCAATCTCTTCGTCCAACGGCAGAGAAAGATTGGAAGGATTTTGCGTTTTGGCTTTGTGCGCTACGGGTTGCAAGAACAGGCGCTGAAGGTGATTTGA